One Triticum dicoccoides isolate Atlit2015 ecotype Zavitan chromosome 5B, WEW_v2.0, whole genome shotgun sequence genomic window carries:
- the LOC119307954 gene encoding 40S ribosomal protein S29, which yields MGHSNVWNSHPKNYGPGSRVCRVCGNSHGLIRKYGLMCCRQCFRSNAKDIGFIKYR from the exons ATGGGGCACTCCAACGTCTGGAACTCCCACCCCAAGAACTACGGGCCCGGCTCCCGCGTCTG CCGGGTCTGTGGAAACTCCCATGGACTGATCAGGAAGTATGGGCTGATGTGCTGCAGGCAGTGTTTCCGCAGCAACGCCAAGGACATTGGCTTCATCAAG TACCGTTAA